The Immundisolibacter cernigliae genome has a window encoding:
- a CDS encoding MFS transporter — MAGSDQAFADDVRRQISVRLIPLLIVIYIMAHLDRVNVSFAALTMNQDLNFSDAVYGLGAGLFFFGYFLFEVPANLLLERIGARRLISSIMLIWGTVSALMACVATPTQFYVMRFILGVAEAGLYPGIILYLTYWFRANDRATAIGQFALALAVAGLLGSPLSGAIMDGMGGVLGLAGWQWLFIVEGIPTVLLGLVVLTVLPDGPAQARWLTAAQRSWLQNALATERAAAAPVAHGTLRKIFHPTVLLLALAYFLFLGSFTGVIFWSPKLVHALDPSLSATAVGWVVGAPYLLFGAALVLWGRHSDRTGERYWHVSVGALTAAAGYLLMAFADSVWQVSVGMLVALLGAGAAFSCFWGLVTAAIPPAMAAVGIAVVNSFGALGAFITVAALGRLLEATHSYRPGVLLFSVAAVLAAVAVQVVPRPGRGAAGA; from the coding sequence ATGGCCGGGTCAGACCAGGCATTCGCCGACGACGTGCGGCGGCAGATCAGCGTGCGGCTCATTCCGCTGTTGATCGTGATCTACATCATGGCCCACCTGGATCGGGTCAACGTCAGCTTTGCGGCGCTGACCATGAACCAGGACCTGAATTTCTCGGATGCCGTCTACGGCCTGGGCGCCGGCCTGTTTTTCTTCGGTTACTTCCTGTTCGAGGTGCCCGCCAATCTGCTGCTGGAGCGCATCGGCGCACGCCGGCTGATCAGCAGCATCATGCTGATCTGGGGCACGGTATCGGCACTCATGGCCTGCGTCGCAACACCGACGCAGTTCTACGTGATGCGGTTCATTCTGGGCGTGGCCGAGGCGGGTCTGTACCCGGGCATCATCCTGTACCTGACCTACTGGTTCCGCGCGAACGACCGGGCCACTGCGATCGGCCAGTTCGCATTGGCACTGGCGGTGGCGGGCTTGCTGGGCAGCCCCCTGTCGGGCGCCATCATGGATGGCATGGGCGGCGTGCTCGGACTGGCGGGTTGGCAATGGCTGTTCATCGTCGAGGGCATCCCGACGGTGCTGCTGGGACTGGTCGTACTCACGGTGCTGCCGGATGGCCCGGCGCAGGCGCGCTGGCTGACGGCCGCCCAGCGCAGCTGGCTGCAGAACGCACTGGCCACCGAGCGGGCCGCGGCCGCGCCGGTGGCCCACGGCACCTTGCGCAAGATATTTCACCCCACCGTGCTGCTGCTGGCTTTGGCGTACTTCCTGTTCCTGGGCTCCTTCACGGGCGTGATCTTCTGGAGCCCGAAGCTGGTGCATGCGCTCGATCCGAGCCTCAGCGCCACAGCGGTCGGCTGGGTAGTCGGCGCACCGTATCTGTTGTTCGGGGCGGCGCTGGTTCTGTGGGGGCGGCACTCGGACCGCACCGGCGAGCGCTACTGGCATGTGTCCGTCGGTGCGCTGACGGCCGCTGCCGGCTATCTGCTGATGGCCTTTGCCGACAGCGTCTGGCAGGTATCCGTTGGCATGCTGGTGGCGCTGCTGGGCGCCGGCGCGGCGTTCAGTTGCTTCTGGGGTCTGGTGACGGCCGCGATACCGCCCGCCATGGCCGCGGTCGGCATCGCCGTGGTCAATTCCTTCGGCGCGCTGGGTGCATTCATTACGGTGGCGGCGCTGGGCCGGCTGCTGGAAGCCACCCACAGCTACCGACCCGGCGTGTTGTTGTTCAGCGTTGCCGCGGTACTGGCAGCTGTCGCGGTGCAGGTAGTGCCGCGACCAGGCCGCGGGGCTGCCGGTGCCTGA
- a CDS encoding HU family DNA-binding protein, with amino-acid sequence MVRSQLIELLAQEFEGLSTKDLELAVKLLQGQMIDTLGHGGRIEIRGFGSFSLHYRRPKLARNPKTGESVPLGERHVVHFKPGKDLRQLVDNGMPLVDNDPD; translated from the coding sequence GTGGTCCGTTCCCAACTCATCGAACTGCTGGCCCAGGAATTCGAAGGCCTGTCCACGAAAGACCTGGAACTGGCGGTCAAGCTGCTGCAGGGGCAGATGATCGACACTCTGGGTCACGGCGGGCGCATCGAAATTCGCGGCTTTGGCAGCTTCAGCCTGCATTACCGCCGTCCCAAGTTGGCGCGTAACCCGAAAACGGGCGAGTCCGTGCCGCTGGGCGAGCGCCACGTGGTGCATTTCAAGCCCGGCAAGGACCTGCGCCAGCTGGTCGACAACGGCATGCCGCTGGTAGACAACGACCCCGATTGA
- a CDS encoding aromatic-ring-hydroxylating dioxygenase subunit beta has product MNAPTQIKTPANPRYVDRDTLFEVERFLIREARMLDEERFREWWQTQLTEDIHYVLPVREIRMRANKQPIGSNPGAFVFNDNYGMLDMRIRRLETGLVWMEDPQNYIRRFISNIDAAWADVDGEVDAWSNFIVYRNRRQRDETVVWGTKQCRLRKVDGQWKLAGRTILVDQRVVLDKNLYFFL; this is encoded by the coding sequence ATGAATGCACCGACCCAGATCAAAACCCCGGCCAACCCACGCTACGTGGACCGCGACACGCTGTTCGAGGTCGAGCGTTTCCTGATCCGCGAAGCGCGCATGCTGGATGAGGAGCGCTTTCGCGAGTGGTGGCAGACGCAGCTGACCGAGGACATCCACTACGTGCTGCCGGTGCGCGAAATTCGCATGCGCGCCAACAAGCAGCCGATCGGCAGCAACCCCGGCGCGTTCGTCTTCAACGACAACTACGGCATGCTCGACATGCGCATCCGGCGCCTGGAGACGGGCCTGGTGTGGATGGAGGACCCGCAAAACTACATCCGCCGCTTCATCAGCAACATCGATGCGGCCTGGGCCGACGTGGACGGCGAAGTCGACGCCTGGTCGAACTTCATCGTCTACCGCAACCGCCGCCAGCGCGACGAGACCGTGGTCTGGGGCACCAAGCAGTGCCGCCTGCGCAAGGTGGACGGTCAGTGGAAGCTGGCCGGCCGCACCATCCTGGTCGACCAGCGCGTGGTGCTGGACAAGAACCTGTATTTCTTCCTGTAG
- the dapF gene encoding diaminopimelate epimerase translates to MHGLGNDFVVIDGVRQTVALSTAQIRALADRHFGVGCDQVLLLEAPRHAEADFTYRIFNADGGEVEHCGNGARCAARFVHEQGLSDKTTLNFDTLGGPVRPRLLEGGQVEVEMGVPCFEPARIPFTAPADAPAEALDYPLQVGDQTLSIAALAIGNPHAVLRVPDVDSAPVGTLGPLIEAHARFARRVNVGFLQVVGRREGRLRVYERGAGETLACGTGACAAFVAGVRWGLFDAQVRLHLPGGVLELAWAGPGTPVFLTGPAVTVFEGTLAA, encoded by the coding sequence ATGCACGGCCTGGGCAATGACTTCGTGGTCATCGACGGTGTGCGCCAGACGGTGGCCCTGAGCACGGCGCAGATTCGCGCGCTGGCGGACCGGCATTTCGGCGTCGGCTGCGACCAGGTGCTGCTGCTGGAAGCGCCGCGTCACGCCGAGGCCGACTTCACCTACCGCATCTTCAACGCCGACGGCGGCGAGGTGGAGCACTGCGGTAACGGCGCCCGCTGCGCGGCGCGCTTCGTGCACGAGCAGGGCCTGAGCGACAAGACCACGCTGAACTTCGACACCCTGGGCGGACCGGTGCGCCCGCGCCTGCTCGAGGGCGGCCAGGTTGAGGTGGAGATGGGCGTGCCCTGCTTCGAGCCGGCGCGCATCCCCTTCACGGCGCCTGCTGATGCGCCCGCCGAGGCGCTCGATTACCCGCTGCAGGTGGGCGATCAGACGCTGAGCATCGCGGCGCTGGCCATCGGCAATCCGCACGCCGTGCTGCGCGTGCCGGACGTGGACAGCGCGCCGGTCGGCACGCTCGGGCCGCTGATCGAGGCACATGCCCGCTTTGCGCGCCGCGTCAACGTCGGCTTCCTGCAGGTCGTCGGTCGCCGCGAAGGCCGGCTGCGCGTGTATGAGCGCGGCGCCGGCGAGACGCTGGCCTGCGGCACCGGCGCCTGCGCGGCCTTTGTCGCCGGCGTGCGCTGGGGCCTGTTCGATGCGCAGGTCCGCCTGCATCTGCCCGGCGGCGTGCTGGAGCTGGCCTGGGCCGGTCCGGGCACGCCGGTTTTCCTCACTGGCCCCGCTGTCACCGTGTTCGAGGGCACACTCGCCGCATGA
- the fnr gene encoding fumarate/nitrate reduction transcriptional regulator Fnr — MTADSPTANVVTLSGLKAACSTCNLHDLCLPYGMNDADVAELERIVSRSRPFSRGRTLFRADEPFRAIYVPRSGAVKTYILGADGSEQIIGFHLPGEVIGLDGMVEHRHQLTAQALELAGVCEVPFDLLEHAAARVPALQHQLMRLMSREIAGKEQQLLTLGDHSPERRLALLLLDLSQRYARRGFSATEFNLPMSRQDIAAYLRLAAETVSRAFGKLQRDGLVDVNGRLVRITNSIALAAFSGQLSADDQSRAS, encoded by the coding sequence ATGACAGCCGATTCCCCCACGGCAAACGTCGTCACGCTCAGCGGCCTCAAGGCTGCCTGCAGCACCTGCAACCTGCACGACCTTTGCCTGCCCTACGGCATGAACGATGCCGATGTGGCCGAGTTGGAGCGCATCGTGTCCCGCAGCCGCCCATTCAGTCGGGGCAGGACACTGTTTCGGGCCGACGAGCCGTTCCGGGCCATCTACGTGCCGCGCAGTGGCGCGGTCAAGACCTACATCCTGGGTGCGGACGGCAGCGAGCAGATCATCGGCTTTCACCTGCCCGGCGAGGTGATTGGCCTGGACGGCATGGTCGAGCACCGCCATCAGCTCACCGCTCAGGCCCTGGAGCTGGCCGGCGTGTGCGAGGTGCCGTTCGATCTGCTGGAACACGCGGCGGCCCGCGTGCCGGCCCTGCAGCACCAGCTGATGCGCCTGATGAGCCGCGAGATTGCCGGCAAGGAGCAGCAGTTGCTGACCCTGGGCGACCATTCGCCGGAGCGACGCCTGGCGCTGCTGCTGCTCGATCTGTCGCAGCGCTACGCGCGGCGCGGCTTCTCGGCGACCGAGTTCAATCTGCCGATGTCCCGCCAGGACATCGCCGCCTATCTGCGCCTGGCGGCCGAAACGGTAAGCCGTGCCTTCGGCAAGCTGCAGCGCGATGGGCTGGTGGATGTCAACGGTCGTCTGGTACGCATCACCAACAGCATTGCGCTGGCGGCCTTCTCGGGGCAGCTGTCGGCAGACGACCAGAGCCGGGCTTCCTGA
- a CDS encoding MarC family protein, protein MSLPEQILLLVLVTDPFGNLPLVLAALGRLDAAAYRRAVLRESLFAFAVLLLLGWGGAGLLRTFGITEPALHIGGGVILFLLSLRMIYGGPQGAFQDGYAADPLLVPIAVPAIAGPAAIATVILLRTQQQVALGQLALGLLGALLVTLVTFLPGRRIARWLGPRGLNALEKLTGLLLNLVSVNMMLEGVRHFLA, encoded by the coding sequence GTGAGCCTGCCGGAACAGATCCTCCTGCTGGTGCTGGTCACCGACCCGTTCGGCAACCTGCCGCTGGTGCTGGCGGCCCTGGGGCGACTGGACGCTGCCGCCTACCGGCGCGCCGTGCTGCGCGAGTCCCTGTTCGCATTTGCCGTGCTGCTGCTGCTCGGCTGGGGCGGCGCGGGCCTGCTGCGCACCTTTGGCATCACCGAGCCGGCGCTGCACATCGGCGGCGGGGTGATTTTGTTCCTGCTGTCGCTGCGCATGATTTACGGCGGCCCGCAGGGCGCCTTCCAGGACGGCTACGCGGCCGACCCGTTGCTGGTGCCGATCGCGGTGCCGGCGATCGCAGGGCCGGCGGCCATCGCCACCGTCATCCTGCTGCGCACCCAGCAGCAGGTGGCGCTGGGACAGCTCGCGCTGGGCCTGCTGGGAGCCTTGCTGGTCACCCTGGTCACGTTTCTGCCGGGCCGGCGCATCGCCCGGTGGCTTGGGCCGCGCGGTCTCAACGCCCTGGAAAAGCTGACCGGCCTGCTGCTGAATCTGGTCTCGGTGAACATGATGCTGGAGGGCGTGCGGCACTTTCTGGCCTGA
- a CDS encoding DUF484 family protein — protein MKKSTAKPAADADQVAAYLLLNPDFFESHPQVFEALDVPHPTGGAVSLVERQVAVLRERNRALTARLDAVIEAAHRHDDQYRKLFELAIALAACRDLPALLHALATHLRRDFGTDALRVLAHTAPASGTPLLVSAFDAAPFAADIERSKPRCLPQSELPIVQPYLDAPTASAAILPLAAGAAPALLLLGSHDAERFSPELGTLLLERLAQLTGAHWHRLSGA, from the coding sequence ATGAAAAAATCCACTGCCAAACCCGCCGCCGACGCCGATCAGGTCGCCGCTTACCTGCTGCTGAACCCGGATTTCTTCGAAAGCCACCCGCAGGTGTTCGAGGCGCTGGACGTGCCCCACCCGACCGGCGGCGCCGTATCGCTGGTGGAGCGCCAGGTGGCGGTGCTGCGCGAGCGCAACCGGGCACTGACGGCGCGCCTGGATGCCGTCATCGAGGCCGCCCACCGGCACGACGACCAGTACCGCAAGCTGTTCGAGCTGGCGATCGCCCTGGCCGCCTGCCGCGACCTTCCCGCCCTGCTGCACGCGCTGGCCACGCACCTGCGGCGTGACTTCGGCACCGACGCGCTGCGCGTGCTGGCGCATACCGCCCCGGCGAGCGGTACGCCGCTTCTGGTCAGCGCTTTCGATGCCGCCCCTTTCGCGGCGGACATCGAGCGCAGCAAGCCGCGCTGCCTGCCGCAGTCCGAGCTGCCCATCGTGCAGCCGTACCTGGATGCGCCGACCGCATCGGCGGCCATCCTGCCGCTGGCCGCCGGAGCGGCACCGGCCCTGCTGCTGCTCGGTTCCCATGACGCGGAGCGCTTCAGCCCGGAACTGGGCACCCTGCTGCTGGAACGCCTGGCGCAGCTCACGGGCGCGCACTGGCACCGCCTGTCGGGCGCGTGA
- a CDS encoding NAD(P)H-binding protein codes for MNDTIAVIGATRGTGLAAMRQLIDAGRPATAVVRSVEKARGLFGDKATLVYGDVTRPETLAQAIDPDWAGIVFTVDITGGIAGRGMFASREKIRAVMYGGLVNTVEACKQRGFKGRLVLLSTIGLSIPSTGMKILNWVKPGLRDHSIDKAEYLKKSGLDWTVVRAGILNDKPGGAHALTITGEDRPLEMRYQIARADLARVMLACVTDPAISKREFSVFWGEAGHDSDAELAAKLAALAG; via the coding sequence ATGAACGACACGATTGCCGTGATCGGCGCCACGCGCGGCACGGGACTGGCCGCCATGCGCCAGTTGATCGACGCCGGCCGGCCGGCCACCGCCGTGGTGCGCAGCGTGGAGAAAGCGCGCGGCCTGTTCGGTGACAAGGCGACGCTGGTGTATGGCGACGTCACGCGCCCGGAGACCCTGGCGCAGGCCATCGATCCGGACTGGGCCGGCATCGTGTTCACGGTCGACATCACCGGTGGTATTGCCGGCCGGGGCATGTTCGCCAGCCGCGAGAAGATCCGCGCCGTGATGTACGGCGGCCTGGTCAACACCGTGGAAGCCTGCAAGCAGCGCGGCTTCAAGGGCCGGCTGGTGCTGCTGTCGACGATTGGTTTGTCCATCCCGTCCACCGGCATGAAAATTCTGAACTGGGTCAAGCCGGGCCTGCGCGACCACTCGATCGACAAGGCCGAGTACCTGAAAAAAAGCGGCCTGGACTGGACCGTCGTGCGCGCCGGCATCCTGAACGACAAACCCGGCGGTGCCCACGCGCTGACCATCACGGGGGAGGACCGGCCACTGGAGATGCGCTACCAGATTGCCCGCGCCGATCTGGCGCGCGTGATGCTGGCCTGCGTCACCGATCCGGCCATCAGTAAGCGCGAGTTCAGCGTGTTCTGGGGCGAGGCCGGCCACGACAGCGACGCCGAGCTCGCCGCCAAACTGGCCGCGCTGGCCGGCTAG
- the tadA gene encoding tRNA adenosine(34) deaminase TadA yields the protein MSSTKVPTEDAAERDRQWMARAIELALAAQAQGEVPVGAVLVAGEAMLGEGFNRPIGACDPTAHAEIVALRAAATRAANYRLPGSTLYVTLEPCAMCAGAIVQARVQRVVFGARDPRAGAAGSVFQVLGEARLNHRTAVTEGVLGEHCGALLSDFFRRRRAG from the coding sequence ATGTCTTCTACGAAAGTCCCCACTGAGGACGCTGCCGAGCGCGACCGGCAGTGGATGGCGCGCGCGATCGAACTGGCGCTCGCCGCGCAGGCGCAGGGCGAGGTGCCGGTCGGTGCGGTGCTGGTGGCCGGCGAGGCGATGCTCGGGGAGGGCTTCAACCGGCCGATCGGCGCCTGCGACCCGACCGCCCATGCCGAAATCGTGGCCCTGCGCGCGGCGGCCACCCGTGCGGCCAACTATCGCCTGCCCGGCAGCACGCTGTATGTGACGCTCGAGCCGTGCGCCATGTGCGCCGGGGCGATCGTGCAGGCGCGCGTGCAGCGGGTGGTGTTCGGAGCCCGCGATCCGCGCGCCGGGGCGGCAGGATCGGTGTTTCAGGTACTCGGCGAGGCGCGCCTGAATCACCGCACGGCGGTGACCGAGGGCGTGCTGGGCGAGCACTGCGGCGCGCTGCTGAGCGATTTTTTTCGCCGGCGTCGTGCGGGTTGA
- a CDS encoding alpha/beta fold hydrolase, translating to MDYQYNKVANYADMGNGNRLHYHDIGKGEPVIFLHGGGQGAGGWTNWQHNLQVFADAGYRAIAPDAFGYGLSSKPSDGNFDFETLMDCLIKLFDHLNLDKVTLVGNSMGGAMSIRFSQDFPQRVKKLVVMGPGGIGPMERYLAMPAIQMLKALGQEEGGFSKDKLRRFLEFMAYSKDDVTDQLVNERYEVAVTQPPRVFQTLSIGDLRPRLNILKNLPTMVLWGRDDRACPVESGMEIMKECDNARFIVFSQCGHWVQYEKAKLFNKLCLDFLKE from the coding sequence ATGGACTATCAATACAACAAGGTCGCCAACTATGCCGACATGGGCAACGGTAACCGCCTTCACTACCACGACATAGGCAAGGGCGAGCCGGTCATTTTCCTGCATGGTGGCGGCCAGGGCGCCGGCGGCTGGACCAACTGGCAGCACAACCTGCAGGTGTTCGCCGACGCCGGCTACCGGGCCATTGCACCGGACGCCTTCGGCTACGGCCTGTCGTCCAAGCCCAGTGACGGCAATTTCGATTTCGAAACCCTGATGGACTGCCTGATCAAGCTGTTCGATCACCTGAACCTGGACAAGGTGACCCTGGTCGGAAACTCGATGGGCGGCGCCATGTCCATCCGCTTCTCGCAGGACTTCCCGCAGCGGGTCAAGAAGCTGGTGGTGATGGGTCCGGGCGGTATCGGGCCGATGGAGCGGTATCTGGCCATGCCGGCCATCCAGATGCTCAAGGCGCTTGGTCAGGAGGAGGGCGGCTTCAGCAAGGACAAGCTGCGCCGCTTCCTGGAATTCATGGCCTACTCTAAGGACGACGTCACCGACCAGCTGGTGAACGAGCGCTACGAGGTGGCTGTTACCCAGCCGCCGCGGGTGTTCCAGACGCTGTCCATCGGTGACCTGCGCCCGCGCCTGAATATCCTGAAGAACCTGCCGACCATGGTGCTGTGGGGCCGCGACGACCGCGCCTGTCCGGTCGAGTCCGGCATGGAAATCATGAAGGAGTGCGACAACGCGCGCTTCATCGTGTTCTCGCAGTGCGGCCATTGGGTGCAGTACGAGAAGGCCAAGCTGTTCAACAAGCTGTGCCTGGATTTTCTGAAGGAGTGA
- a CDS encoding tyrosine recombinase XerC — MNAIPSVDEFLSALALQRRASPHTLRAYRRDLLRCEGLLPALDATSLAGLTPAQVRRLIGMLAREGLAGRSIARLLAALRAYYRPLLDAGCLPADPTAGIAAPKSPRRLPATLDADHLARLLEFAGEDPLARRDRALFELLYSSGLRLAEVVALDRADLDLADASARVTGKGNKTRIVPVGSRARDALSDWLTLRATLAADCPALFVSRRGARLSPRTVQQRLRHWADRQGIDRRVYPHLLRHSCASHLLESSGDLRAVQELLGHASLATTQVYTHVDFQYLARVYDAAHPRARRKAP, encoded by the coding sequence GTGAACGCGATCCCCAGCGTCGATGAGTTTCTGAGCGCTCTGGCCCTGCAGCGCCGGGCCAGTCCGCACACGCTGCGCGCCTACCGGCGCGACCTGCTGCGCTGCGAAGGGCTGCTGCCGGCGCTGGATGCCACGAGCCTTGCCGGCCTCACGCCGGCCCAGGTGCGCCGCCTGATCGGCATGCTGGCGCGCGAGGGCCTGGCCGGGCGCAGCATTGCCCGCCTGTTGGCAGCGCTGCGGGCGTATTACCGGCCGCTGCTGGATGCCGGCTGCCTGCCGGCCGATCCGACGGCCGGCATTGCGGCGCCCAAAAGCCCGCGCCGTCTGCCGGCCACCCTGGACGCCGATCACCTGGCGCGGCTGCTCGAATTTGCCGGCGAGGACCCGCTCGCCCGCCGCGACCGGGCGCTGTTCGAGCTGCTGTACTCGTCCGGCCTGCGCCTGGCCGAGGTGGTGGCGCTCGACCGGGCCGATCTGGATCTTGCCGACGCCAGCGCGCGGGTCACCGGCAAGGGCAACAAGACGCGCATCGTGCCGGTCGGCAGCCGGGCGCGGGACGCCCTGAGTGACTGGCTCACCCTGCGCGCGACCCTGGCCGCAGACTGTCCGGCGCTGTTCGTCAGCCGCCGGGGCGCACGCCTGTCGCCGCGCACCGTCCAGCAGCGCCTGCGTCACTGGGCCGACCGCCAGGGCATCGACCGGCGGGTGTATCCGCACCTGCTGCGTCACTCCTGCGCCAGCCATCTGCTGGAATCGTCCGGCGACCTGCGCGCGGTGCAGGAACTGCTGGGCCACGCCAGCCTGGCGACCACGCAGGTTTATACGCACGTGGATTTTCAGTACCTGGCGCGCGTGTACGACGCGGCGCACCCGCGTGCCCGGCGCAAGGCCCCCTGA
- a CDS encoding aromatic ring-hydroxylating oxygenase subunit alpha encodes MKDVSKLILEDGAVQDRRIYWDQDIYEQELEQIFARAWQFLAHEGQIPNAGDFLTTRMGEDNVIVARQPDGTIKAFINSCPHRGNVVCHADTGNAKAFTCAYHGWAFGLDGALATVPLEHDAYYDAIERPRYAMHPVAKVESYKGLVFGTFDARAPSLRDYLGDMAWYMDTFLDVPGGIELLGPPMKSILNCNWKVPVENFIADGYHVGWAHAAALKAIESPLSPLAGNQAYDVNTGLQVATRGGHGFGVIWDAAAAIHPEGGAFRDWLAKRTPIIRERLGEWRSRFYNGHWDASIFPNCSFLYGTNTWKLWLPMGPHNIEVWTWTLVEKDMPAELKQMMVATNMMTFGTAGMLETDDGENMEQCTGSNRGWVTRRGKLYSGMGQVREGRHPELPGIIGKGIVCETSNRGFYRRWAELMSGRSWEEVAREPRSAPNREVA; translated from the coding sequence GTGAAAGACGTCAGCAAGTTGATCCTGGAAGACGGCGCGGTGCAGGACCGCCGCATCTACTGGGATCAGGACATCTACGAGCAGGAGCTGGAGCAGATCTTCGCCCGCGCCTGGCAGTTCCTGGCCCACGAGGGGCAGATTCCGAACGCCGGCGACTTCCTGACCACCCGCATGGGCGAGGACAACGTCATCGTCGCCCGCCAGCCGGATGGCACCATCAAGGCCTTCATCAACTCCTGTCCGCACCGCGGCAACGTGGTCTGCCACGCCGACACCGGCAACGCCAAGGCCTTCACCTGCGCCTACCACGGCTGGGCCTTTGGCCTGGATGGCGCGCTGGCCACCGTACCGCTGGAGCACGACGCCTATTACGACGCCATCGAGCGCCCGCGCTACGCCATGCACCCGGTGGCCAAGGTGGAGAGCTACAAGGGCCTGGTGTTCGGCACCTTCGACGCCAGGGCGCCGTCGCTGCGCGACTACCTGGGCGACATGGCCTGGTACATGGACACCTTCCTTGACGTGCCGGGCGGCATCGAGCTGCTCGGTCCGCCGATGAAGTCGATCCTGAACTGCAACTGGAAGGTGCCGGTCGAGAACTTCATCGCCGACGGTTACCACGTCGGCTGGGCACACGCCGCGGCGCTGAAGGCCATCGAGTCCCCGCTGTCGCCGCTGGCCGGCAACCAGGCCTACGACGTCAACACCGGCCTGCAGGTCGCGACCCGTGGCGGGCATGGCTTCGGCGTCATCTGGGATGCCGCGGCTGCCATCCATCCGGAGGGGGGGGCCTTTCGCGACTGGCTGGCCAAGCGCACACCGATCATCCGCGAGCGGCTCGGCGAATGGCGCTCGCGCTTTTACAACGGTCACTGGGACGCCAGCATCTTCCCGAACTGCTCGTTCCTGTACGGCACCAACACCTGGAAGCTGTGGCTGCCGATGGGCCCGCACAACATCGAGGTGTGGACCTGGACCCTGGTCGAGAAGGACATGCCGGCTGAGCTGAAGCAGATGATGGTCGCCACCAACATGATGACCTTCGGCACTGCCGGCATGCTGGAAACCGACGACGGCGAGAACATGGAGCAGTGCACCGGCAGCAATCGGGGCTGGGTGACGCGCCGCGGCAAGCTGTACTCGGGCATGGGCCAGGTGCGTGAAGGCCGCCACCCGGAGCTGCCCGGCATCATCGGCAAGGGCATCGTGTGCGAGACCTCCAACCGCGGTTTCTACCGCCGCTGGGCCGAGCTGATGAGCGGCCGCAGCTGGGAAGAAGTCGCCCGCGAACCGCGCTCCGCCCCCAACCGCGAGGTGGCCTGA
- a CDS encoding zinc-dependent peptidase — MLARWRDWLAGHRRAAAPQLAEHWPAAFARVPVLAHWSAADRERLQQLALDFLAGKVLEPVDQATIDRPQALAIALQAALPVLNLGLDWYRGWHALVLYPDEFRSRFEEVDEAGVVHQVEDWRSGESWAAGPLILSLAEVAAGGQGHGHNVVIHECAHKLDQLDGDTNGHPPLHPGMDPAAWSSAFAAAYRDLGRRALRHLRTVLDPYGAESPAEFFAVASEMFFDDPPGLQRGYPAVYAQLALFYRQDPAAHWPALVEPP; from the coding sequence ATGCTCGCGCGCTGGCGCGATTGGCTGGCGGGGCACCGCAGGGCAGCGGCGCCACAGCTCGCGGAGCACTGGCCGGCTGCCTTCGCCCGCGTGCCGGTGCTGGCTCACTGGTCGGCCGCCGATCGGGAACGGCTGCAACAGCTTGCTCTCGACTTTCTGGCGGGCAAGGTTCTGGAGCCGGTTGACCAGGCCACCATCGACCGCCCACAGGCGCTGGCCATCGCCCTGCAGGCAGCGCTGCCGGTACTCAATCTGGGCCTTGACTGGTACCGCGGCTGGCACGCGCTGGTGCTGTACCCGGACGAGTTTCGCAGCCGCTTCGAGGAGGTGGACGAAGCCGGCGTGGTGCACCAGGTGGAGGACTGGCGCAGCGGCGAGTCCTGGGCCGCCGGGCCGCTGATCCTGTCCCTGGCCGAGGTTGCGGCCGGCGGGCAGGGGCACGGCCACAATGTCGTCATTCACGAGTGCGCGCACAAGCTCGACCAGCTCGATGGCGACACCAATGGCCATCCACCCCTGCACCCGGGCATGGATCCGGCCGCCTGGAGCAGTGCGTTCGCCGCCGCGTATCGCGATCTTGGCCGACGCGCGCTGCGCCACCTGCGTACCGTGCTCGACCCGTACGGCGCGGAGTCACCGGCCGAGTTCTTCGCCGTGGCGAGCGAGATGTTCTTTGACGATCCGCCCGGCCTGCAGCGCGGCTACCCGGCCGTCTACGCGCAACTGGCGCTGTTCTACCGCCAGGATCCGGCCGCGCACTGGCCGGCGCTGGTCGAGCCGCCGTGA
- a CDS encoding universal stress protein, translating to MPTDSLSVHKVLVPLDFSDPSLQALQYARRFAEPSKAELILLYVIEPVAYPAELGVVINLDADLAERALGELEKLRLQHLGDYPATRSLVRSGVADAEIITTAKDEQADLIVIGTHGFSGLKHFLLGSTAERVVRDAPCPVLTVRHHVAKS from the coding sequence ATGCCCACTGACTCGCTGAGCGTCCACAAGGTGCTGGTGCCGCTCGATTTCTCGGATCCGTCGCTGCAGGCCCTGCAGTACGCGCGTCGCTTTGCCGAGCCCAGCAAGGCCGAGCTGATACTGCTGTACGTGATCGAGCCGGTGGCCTACCCGGCCGAGCTGGGCGTGGTGATCAACCTCGACGCCGACCTCGCCGAGCGCGCCCTGGGCGAGCTCGAAAAACTGCGCCTGCAGCACCTGGGCGACTATCCGGCCACCCGCAGCCTGGTACGCAGCGGCGTGGCGGATGCCGAAATCATCACCACGGCCAAGGACGAACAGGCGGATCTGATCGTCATCGGCACGCACGGGTTTTCGGGCCTCAAACACTTTCTGCTGGGCAGCACCGCCGAACGGGTGGTGCGCGACGCGCCGTGCCCGGTGCTGACGGTGCGCCATCACGTCGCGAAGAGCTGA